In Procambarus clarkii isolate CNS0578487 chromosome 58, FALCON_Pclarkii_2.0, whole genome shotgun sequence, one genomic interval encodes:
- the LOC138353502 gene encoding piggyBac transposable element-derived protein 4-like encodes MDAAPGTSSGTQNKGRKSRKAEEIARIFDLYRGVNLTPSKIPDVVEAFSGSSDDDLEADEPENDVLYEVSSSDEDISSESEDESDEEAPAPPREKFESVYIPKKELSLDEGTMAWRGRLSFKVYNPNKPDKYGVKFYMLAEGKSGYIYKFDVYCGIGKTTVETVMGLMAPLVNKGYHLYMDNYYNSVSLTEQLREVGVYTCGTLRLQRGAPKDLQQIVKGKMATDTTVYMRKDNTFVIVWKDKRPVSVITNIHNADTTQAQRRKCVRKGDGRTGVEIVKMNKPKAIVDYNKFMKGRPPHHQVTGDYRFIVTPS; translated from the exons ATGGATGCTGCACCAGGAACAAGCAGTGGAACGCAAAACAAAGGTAGGAAATCTAGGAAAGCAGAAGAGATCGCCAGGATTTTCGATCTGTATCGTGGGGTCAATCTCACTCCATCCAAGATTCCCGACGTTGTTGAAGCCTTTTCAGGGTCTTCTGATGATGATTTGGAGGCTGACGAACCGGAAAATGATGTTCTTTATGAGGTTTCCTCAAGTGATGAAGATATTTcgagtgagagtgaggatgagagtgatgaagaagcaccagccccgccacgCG AAAAATTTGAATCTGTATATATCCCCAAAAAAGAATTGAGTCTCGATGAGGGTACAATGGCTTGGCGAGGCCGCCTCTCTTTCAAGGTTTACAATCCCAACAAGCCTGATAAATATGGTGTAAAATTTTATATGTTGGCCGAAGGGAAATCAGGCTACATATATAAATTTGATGTGTATTGTGGAATTGGAAAAACGACAGTGGAAACCGTGATGGGGTTGATGGCGCCCCTAGTCAACAAgggttatcatttgtatatggatAACTACTATAACTCGGTAAGCCTAACAGAACAATTACGTGAAGTTGGTGTTTACACATGTGGCACACTTAGACTCCAACGTGGCGCCCCCAAGGATCTGCAACAAATTGTAAAGGGTAAAATGGCAACCGACACGACCGTATACATGCGTAAGGATAACACCTTTGTTATAGTTTGGAAGGACAAGCGCCCCGTCTCTGTCATCACCAATATCCACAATGCCGACACTACTCAAGCACAGCGCAGGAAATGCGTTCGTAAAGGTGACGGGAGAACTGGAGtagaaattgtgaaaatgaacaaacccaaggccatagtggattacaataagttcatgaaag GTAGACCGCCTCATCACCAAGTGACTGGCGACTACCGCTTCATTGTCACTCCAAGTTAG